One region of Mucilaginibacter gotjawali genomic DNA includes:
- a CDS encoding DUF1624 domain-containing protein codes for MANLYEPSGKQRIESIDILRGAVMLIMAIDHCRDFFHHAGALGDPTNMATTTPFFFFTRWITHFCAPTFLFLSGISAFLAGTRRTKAELSAFLIKRGLWIILVELVLLTFALTFNPFYNSFILQVLWAIGFSMVILGLVVRAPLAVIGILGALIFFGHDILDFVTLPKAGAAAILIKIFLTAQGTVIPLGKTHFIFDLYAVIPWTGVMLLGYVFGTLFQKTINPQQRKKILLITGLSVTAFYIILRFTNLYGDPNPWAVQRNGVYTVLSFLNTSKYPPSLLYLCMTLGPAITLLALIEHTKNKFTAILTVYGNVPFFYYVLHFYLIHLITVVLFFASGYTVHQINSPGAFFLFRPVDFGYSLGIVYLIWFLVITSLYLPCRWFSKYKKTHNQWWLSYL; via the coding sequence ATGGCTAACCTGTACGAACCATCCGGAAAGCAGCGTATCGAATCGATCGACATTTTACGCGGGGCCGTAATGCTGATCATGGCTATTGACCACTGCCGCGATTTTTTCCATCACGCCGGCGCACTGGGCGATCCTACCAACATGGCAACAACCACGCCTTTTTTCTTTTTTACCCGCTGGATCACCCATTTTTGTGCACCAACTTTTTTGTTTTTGAGCGGCATATCGGCATTTTTGGCAGGTACCCGCCGCACCAAAGCTGAGCTAAGTGCTTTTTTAATAAAGAGAGGTCTCTGGATCATACTGGTTGAGCTGGTATTGCTGACCTTCGCTTTAACCTTTAACCCGTTTTATAATTCATTTATTTTGCAGGTGTTGTGGGCCATAGGCTTTAGTATGGTGATACTGGGTTTAGTGGTGCGCGCCCCACTGGCGGTTATAGGCATTCTAGGCGCATTGATATTTTTTGGGCATGATATACTTGATTTTGTAACCCTGCCAAAAGCCGGCGCAGCAGCCATTTTAATAAAAATATTCCTTACGGCGCAGGGTACGGTTATCCCCCTGGGCAAAACACACTTTATATTTGACTTGTATGCCGTAATCCCCTGGACGGGCGTAATGTTGCTGGGGTATGTTTTCGGTACCCTGTTTCAAAAAACAATCAACCCGCAACAACGCAAAAAAATATTGCTGATCACCGGGCTATCGGTAACGGCATTTTATATCATCCTGAGGTTTACCAACCTTTATGGCGACCCTAACCCCTGGGCAGTGCAGCGCAATGGGGTGTATACGGTGTTATCATTTTTAAATACCAGCAAATACCCGCCATCGCTGTTGTACCTTTGCATGACGCTGGGGCCGGCCATTACACTGCTCGCCCTTATTGAGCATACAAAAAACAAGTTTACCGCCATATTAACCGTTTATGGCAATGTGCCTTTCTTTTACTATGTACTCCATTTTTACCTCATACATTTAATAACTGTGGTGTTGTTTTTTGCGTCGGGCTATACCGTTCATCAAATTAACAGCCCCGGTGCTTTCTTCCTGTTCCGCCCGGTTGATTTTGGGTATAGCCTTGGTATTGTGTACCTGATATGGTTTTTGGTGATCACTTCACTGTACCTGCCCTGCCGCTGGTTCAGCAAATACAAAAAAACGCATAACCAGTGGTGGTTGAGCTATTTGTAG
- the trxA gene encoding thioredoxin: MANFQEMIASNKPVLVDFSAEWCGPCKMMPPILKQVKDAMGEKVTIIKIDIDKNPQAADAYKVQSVPTLMIFKNGQTKWRQSGVIQAGELQRVISQFV; this comes from the coding sequence ATGGCAAATTTCCAGGAGATGATCGCGTCAAACAAACCCGTGCTGGTTGATTTTTCGGCAGAGTGGTGCGGCCCGTGCAAAATGATGCCGCCGATCCTTAAACAGGTAAAGGACGCCATGGGCGAGAAAGTAACGATCATTAAAATTGATATTGATAAAAACCCGCAGGCGGCCGATGCTTACAAGGTACAAAGCGTACCCACGCTCATGATATTTAAAAACGGCCAAACCAAATGGCGGCAAAGCGGGGTAATACAGGCGGGTGAATTACAGCGGGTGATCAGCCAGTTTGTGTAG